One Anolis carolinensis isolate JA03-04 chromosome 4, rAnoCar3.1.pri, whole genome shotgun sequence DNA window includes the following coding sequences:
- the mcur1 gene encoding mitochondrial calcium uniporter regulator 1 produces the protein MLGGRMEAAVSVVSRRTALFPLPGSARRRGVTLCPVTRRCLGDGKHAGSLAPLGAHGASAAVARGPFPGAGSARAPVSRFFSRAVEGRDVNISASPTQSESTKGSFPLSGSRKLYFDTHALVRLLEANGFTTQQSEVIVSALMNIMKSNMDVVYKDMLTKIQQEIALQQIMSRIGVVKKDMIILEKSEFSALRAENEKTKLELQQLKKQVMDETSKVRTDSKLDFNLEKSRVKELFSHNERKVLKMRTEIVELHAQQDRALTQTDRKIDTEVAGLKTMLESHKLDNIKYLAGSVFTCLTVALGFYRLWV, from the exons ATGCTAGGAGGCCGGATGGAAGCCGCGGTGTCGGTGGTGAGCAGGAGGACGGCGCTCTTCCCTCTCCCCGGCAGCGCCCGGCGGCGCGGCGTCACGCTTTGCCCCGTCACGCGCCGTTGCCTAGGAGACGGGAAGCACGCTGGCTCCCTCGCGCCGCTGGGAGCCCATGGCGCGAGCGCAGCCGTGGCGCGCGGCCCTTTCCCGGGAGCCGGGAGTGCGCGTGCGCCGGTGTCGCGCTTCTTCAGTCGGGCCGTCGAAGGGCGAG atgtaaacatttctgcaTCACCTACACAGTCCGAAAGCACCAAAGGTAGTTTTCCTCTGTCTGGAAGCAGAAAGCTTTATTTTGACACTCATGCCCTCGTGCGCCTCCTGGAAGCAAATG GATTCACTACACAGCAGTCTGAAGTCATTGTTTCAGCTTTAATGAACATTATGAAGAGCAACATGGATGTGGTATACAAAGACATGCTCACAAAAATACAACAG gaAATTGCTCTTCAACAGATAATGTCACGAATTGGTGTTGTGAAAAAAGATATGATTATTTTAGAGAAAAGTGAATTTTCAGCACTCCGAGCAGAAAATGAG aaaacaaaacttGAACTTCAGCAACTGAAAAAGCAAGTAATG GATGAAACATCCAAAGTTCGCACTGACAGCAAGTTAGATTTCAATCTAGAAAAAAGTAGAGTGAAAGAATTG ttttcaCATAATGAGAGAAAAGTTTTGAAAATGAGAACAGAAATAGTGGAATTG CATGCACAGCAAGATCGGGCTTTAACGCAGACAGACAGGAAAATAGACACCGAAGTTGCAGGTCTGAAAACAATGCTTGAATCGCACAAACTTGACAACATTAAATATTTAGCAG GTTCAGTATTTACATGCCTTACCGTAGCACTGGGATTTTACCGTTTATGGGTATAA